A region of Vigna radiata var. radiata cultivar VC1973A chromosome 6, Vradiata_ver6, whole genome shotgun sequence DNA encodes the following proteins:
- the LOC106764888 gene encoding asparagine synthetase [glutamine-hydrolyzing] 1 — protein MCGILAVLGCSDDSRAKRVRVLELSRRLKHRGPDWSGLHQHGDCFLAHQRLAIVDPASGDQPLFNEDKSVIVTVNGEIYNHEELRKQLPNHKFRTGSDCDVIAHLYEEHGEDFVDMLDGIFSFVLLDTRDNSFIVARDAIGVTSLYIGWGLDGSVWISSEMKGLNDDCEHFECFPPGHLYSSKERGFRRWYNPPWFSEAIPSAPYDPLVLRRAFEQAVIKRLMTDVPFGVLLSGGLDSSLVASITSRYLANTKAAEQWGSKLHSFCVGLEGSPDLKAAKEVADYLGTVHHEFHFTVQDGIDAIEDVIYHIETYDVTTIRASTPMFLMSRKIKSLGVKWVISGEGSDEIFGGYLYFHKAPNKEEFHRETCRKIKALHQYDCLRANKSTFAWGLEARVPFLDKAFINAAMNIDPEYKMIKRDEGRIEKWILRRAFDDEEHPYLPKHILYRQKEQFSDGVGYSWIDGLKAHAAKHVTDRMMLNAGNIYPHNTPITKEAYYYRMIFERFFPQNSGRLTVPGGASVACSTAKAVEWDAAWSSNLDPSGRAALGVHISAYDKQNNLANKGVEVEKIIPMDAAPLGVTIQG, from the exons ATGTGTGGTATTCTTGCTGTTCTTGGTTGTTCTGATGACTCTCGAGCCAAAAGGGTTCGCGTCCTAGAGCTCTCTCGCAG ATTGAAGCACCGTGGGCCTGACTGGAGTGGGCTCCATCAACATGGTGATTGCTTTTTGGCGCATCAGCGTTTAGCCATAGTAGATCCAGCTTCTGGGGATCAACCTCTCTTCAACGAGGACAAATCCGTCATTGTCACG GTAAATGGAGAGATTTACAACCATGAAGAACTCAGGAAACAGCTTCCTAATCACAAGTTCCGAACTGGAAGTGACTGTGATGTTATAGCACACTTG TACGAGGAACATGGAGAAGACTTTGTGGACATGTTGGATGGTATCTTCTCGTTTGTTCTTCTGGATACCCGTGATAACAGTTTTATAGTGGCTCGAGATGCTATAGGGGTCACTTCCTTGTACATTGGTTGGGGATTAGATG GCTCTGTTTGGATTTCGTCTGAAATGAAAGGCTTGAACGATGATTGTGAACATTTTGAGTGTTTTCCACCTGGTCACTTGTACTCGAGCAAAGAGAGAGGGTTTCGCCGATGGTACAATCCTCCTTGGTTCTCTGAGGCTATTCCATCTGCTCCTTACGACCCTCTGGTTTTGAGACGTGCCTTTGAGCAG GCTGTCATAAAAAGGTTGATGACAGATGTGCCTTTTGGTGTTCTACTTTCTGGAGGTTTGGACTCTTCATTGGTGGCATCCATCACTTCTCGCTACTTGGCTAACACAAAGGCTGCTGAACAGTGGGGATCAAAGTTACATTCTTTCTGTGTAGGACTTGAG GGCTCACCAGATTTAAAGGCTGCAAAAGAAGTTGCTGACTATCTGGGCACTGTCCACCATGAGTTTCACTTCACTGTTCAG GATGGAATAGATGCCATTGAGGATGTTATATACCATATTGAAACATATGATGTGACCACAATTAGAGCAAGCACGCCCATGTTTCTTATGTCTCGGAAGATTAAATCACTGGGTGTGAAATGGGTTATCTCAGGAGAAGGATCAGATGAGATTTTTGGAGGGTATCTGTACTTCCACAAGGCACCCAACAAGGAGGAGTTTCACAGAGAAACATGCCGCAAG ATCAAAGCACTCCACCAATATGACTGCCTGAGAGCAAATAAATCAACATTTGCTTGGGGTCTAGAAGCCCGAGTACCCTTTTTGGACAAGGCGTTTATCAATGCTGCAATGAACATTGACCCCGAGTATAAAATG ATAAAAAGAGATGAAGGACGAATTGAAAAGTGGATTCTGAGGAGAGCCTTTGATGATGAAGAACATCCATATCTGCCAAAG CACATATTATACAGGCAGAAAGAACAATTCAGTGATGGAGTTGGGTATAGTTGGATTGATGGCCTCAAGGCTCATGCTGCAAAACAT GTGACTGACAGAATGATGCTGAATGCTGGTAACATCTACCCCCACAACACCCCAATAACGAAGGAAGCATACTACTATAGAATGATCTTTGAGAGGTTTTTCCCTCAG AACTCAGGAAGGCTGACTGTTCCTGGAGGAGCAAGTGTTGCATGCAGCACGGCGAAAGCTGTTGAATGGGATGCTGCTTGGTCTAGCAACCTTGACCCTTCTGGTAGAGCAGCTCTTGGAGTGCACATCTCAGCTTATGACAAGCAGAACAATTTAGCCAACAAAGGTGTAGAAGTTGAGAAGATTATACCTATGGATGCTGCTCCTCTTGGAGTTACCATCCAGggctaa